One window of Cucurbita pepo subsp. pepo cultivar mu-cu-16 chromosome LG19, ASM280686v2, whole genome shotgun sequence genomic DNA carries:
- the LOC111781161 gene encoding probable serine/threonine-protein kinase BSK3 — protein sequence MGARCSKFSFCWFHSHLKPSVLESSDLENANKNDRNLWPSFTQFSFERLKAATGGFSSENIVSEHGEKAPNVVYKGKLDNGRWIAVKRFNKLAWPDSRQFLEEARSVGNLRSERLANLIGCCCEGEERLLVAEFMANETLAKHLFHWETNPMKWAMRLRVALYLAQALEYCSAKGRALYHDLNAYRVLFDQDGNPRLSCFGLMKNSRDGKSYSTNLAFTPPEYLRTGRVTPESVVYSYGTLLLDLLSGKHIPPSHALDLIRGKNFLMLMDSALEGHFSNDDGTELVRLASRCLQYEARERPNAKSLVTALLPLQKDSEVPSYVLMGIEHENASSTEPLSLTPFGEACLRKDLTAIHEMLDKNGYKDDEGIANELSFQMWTSQMQETLNSKKHGDTAFRARDFATAIDCYTQFIDGGTMVSPTVYARRCLSYLMSEMGQEALGDAMQAQAISPEWATALYLQATCLFSLGMENEAQEALKEGTKFEAKKNKN from the exons ATGGGGGCTCGCTGCTCCAAATTCTCCTTCTGCTGGTTCCACTCCCACCTCAAACCCTCTGTTTTGGAGTCCTCTGATTTGG aaaatgctaacaaaaacgACCGGAACTTATGGCCGAGTTTCACCCAGTTCAGCTTCGAGCGGCTGAAGGCGGCCACCGGCGGGTTTTCGTCGGAGAATATCGTGTCGGAGCATGGAGAAAAAGCCCCTAATGTCGTTTACAAAGGGAAGCTCGATAATGGGCGATGGATCGCCGTTAAGCGGTTCAACAAGCTCGCATGGCCCGATTCTCGCCAATTCCTT GAAGAAGCAAGATCGGTGGGGAATTTGAGGAGTGAGCGCTTGGCGAACTTAATTGGATGTTGCTGTGAAGGCGAGGAGAGGTTGCTTGTGGCAGAGTTCATGGCTAATGAAACTCTTGCTAAACATCTCTTTCACT GGGAGACAAATCCAATGAAATGGGCAATGAGATTAAGGGTGGCATTGTATTTAGCTCAAGCTTTGGAGTATTGCAGTGCCAAGGGACGAGCGTTGTACCACGATCTAAACGCTTATCGAGTTTTGTTCGATCAA GATGGTAATCCGAGGCTATCGTGCTTTGGGCTTATGAAGAACAGTAGGGATGGAAAGAGTTATAGTACGAATCTGGCGTTTACCCCGCCCGAGTACTTGAGAACAG GTCGAGTGACACCGGAAAGTGTGGTTTATAGCTATGGTACCCTGCTGCTTGATCTTCTTAGTGGCAAACATATTCCCCCTAGCCAT GCACTTGATCTTATTCGTGGGAAGAACTTCTTGATGCTAATGGATTCTGCATTGGAAGGCCATTTCTCAAATGATGATGGAACTGAGTTAGTGAGGTTAGCTTCCCGTTGTTTACAGTACGAAGCTCGGGAGAGGCCGAACGCGAAGTCTCTCGTGACTGCTCTCTTGCCACTTCAGAAAGATTCAGAG GTTCCATCTTATGTTTTGATGGGTATCGAACATGAGAATGCATCCTCAACCGAACCATTATCGTTAACACCATTTGGCGAAGCGTGCTTGAGAAAGGATCTTACTGCCATACATGAAATGCTGGACAAGAATGGATACAAGGATGATGAGGGCATTGCCAATGAG CTTTCCTTTCAGATGTGGACCAGTCAAATGCAGGAGACTCTGAATTCCAAGAAACATGGAGACACAGCTTTCCGAGCTAGAGACTTCGCTACTGCCATTGATTGCTATACACAA TTCATTGATGGCGGGACGATGGTATCGCCGACGGTGTACGCACGGCGCTGTTTATCGTACCTGATGAGCGAGATGGGGCAAGAAGCTCTAGGAGATGCAATGCAGGCTCAGGCAATATCTCCAGAATGGGCGACTGCTCTGTATCTTCAAGCAACATGCCTGTTCAGCCTTGGGATGGAGAATGAAGCACAAGAAGCTCTAAAAGAGGGCACTAAATTTGAagccaaaaagaacaaaaactga
- the LOC111781018 gene encoding phosphatidylinositol:ceramide inositolphosphotransferase 2-like yields MNLYIRRETSKLLKRVSAETTTEIILLGENWKYLLGGLVCQYIHGLAARGVHYIHRPGPVLQDVGFYLLPELGPDKAYLSETLFSFVFLSFFLWTFHPFILKTKKIYTVLLWCRVLAFLVASQILRILTFYSTQLPGPNYHCREGSKLATLPPPKSILEVFLIFPRGVLYGCGDLIFSSHMIFTLVFVRSYQIYGTQRFIKQLAWLLAIVQSFLIVASRKHYTVDVVVAWYTVNLVVFFVDKKLPELPDRTNVGVSTLLPLSTKDTKTKDENHKLINGNTGDSADRRSRTQVNGKILEEGNAVQINASMNGGA; encoded by the exons ATGAATCTTTACATTCGTCGGGAAACTTCGAAG CTTTTGAAGAGAGTCTCCGCAGAAACCACCACGGAGATCATCCTTCTCGGAGAGAATTGGAAATATCTTCTCGGGGGACTCGTTTGTCAG TACATACACGGTCTAGCTGCTAGAGGAGTTCATTATATACATAGGCCTGGACCTGTACTTCAGGATGTTGGCTTCTATCTTCTTCCG GAGCTCGGACCCGACAAAGCTTATCTCAGTGaaactttgttttctttcgtctttttatcctttttcttG TGGACTTTCCATCCTTTCATTctcaaaactaaaaagatcTACACAGTTCTGTTATGGTGTAGGGTTCTAGCATTTTTAGTT GCTTCTCAAATTCTCCGAATTCTTACATTCTACTCGACCCAACTTCCAGGTCCAAACTACCATTGCCGTGAG GGTTCAAAGCTTGCCACGTTACCTCCCCCCAAAAGTATCCTTGAAGTTTTCTTGATAT TTCCGAGGGGTGTATTGTATGGTTGTGGAGACTTAATTTTCTCATCACACATGATCTTTACTCTTGTTTTTGTGCGCTCGTATCAGATATATGGTACTCAGAG GTTCATAAAGCAGTTGGCCTGGTTGCTGGCTATAGTTCAGAGCTTCTTAATTGTAGCCTCACGGAAACATTACACTGTTGATGTTGTAGTAGCATG GTATACGGTGAACCTAGTTGTATTCTTTGTCGATAAGAAATTGCCAG AACTGCCAGATCGAACCAATGTCGGTGTATCTACATTGTTACCATTGAGCACGAAAGATACCAAGACAAAAGACGAGAACCATAAGCTCATCAACGGGAACACCGGGGACTCTGCAGATAGG AGGTCGAGAACTCAAGTAAATGGCAAGATTCTTGAAGAGGGAAATGCGGTTCAAATCAACGCCTCTATGAATGGTGGTGCATAG
- the LOC111781158 gene encoding probable glutathione S-transferase, which yields MAEEVQVFGFRSGSYSRRIELALKLKGVDYEHIEEDLLNNNKSDLLLKYNPIYKRVPVLVHNGNPISESVVILQYIEDTWKHNPIFPEHPYDRAQARFWAKYIDDMVVPAMQKASLSKEDERETAIEELHKKFEPLENELKNKKFFGGDEMGVVDIVGFVFAGWIPAIEEAVGFKLLNHKFPNLRKWIEE from the exons ATGGCGGAAGAAGTACAGGTTTTTGGTTTCCGGTCAGGCTCCTATAGCCGGAGAATCGAGTTGGCTCTCAAACTCAAAGGCGTGGATTATGAAcacattgaagaagatttgttgaacaacAACAAGAGCGATTTGCTTCTTAAATACAACCCAATCTACAAGAGGGTGCCTGTTCTTGTCCACAATGGCAACCCCATTTCAGAGTCCGTGGTCATCCTTCAATACATCGAAGATACCTGGAAACACAATCCCATCTTCCCCGAACATCCCTATGATCGAGCTCAAGCCAGGTTTTGGGCCAAGTACATCGATGACATG gtgGTGCCCGCGATGCAGAAAGCTTCTCTAAGCAAAGAAGACGAGAGAGAGACGGCTATAGAAGAATTGCATAAGAAGTTTGAACCACTTGAGAATGAGCTTAAAAACAAGAAGTTCTTCGGAGGAGACGAAATGGGGGTTGTGGACATTGTAGGGTTCGTGTTTGCTGGGTGGATTCCTGCCATTGAGGAAGCGGTAGGATTTAAGCTATTGAACCACAAGTTTCCAAACCTAAGAAAATGGATCGAAGAGTAG